The window TGTGGGTACGAAGAAACCAAAGTTCTTGATTCAAGACCTGTTGGGAACAATACTTCCATTAGACGAAGAAGAGAATGTTTAAAATGTCAAGGTCGTTTTACTACATATGAAAGATATGAACAAAATAATATAAGAATAATAAAAAAAGATGGCAGAAGAGAACTTTATGATAGAAAAAAGATATTAAACGGTGTAATGAAGGCGTGTGAAAAAAGACCTGTTACTAATGAACAGATAGAAGAAATTATAGATAATATAGAAGAAAAAATAAGAAAAAGTGGTAAAAGTGAGATTGCTTCTTCTGAAATCGGAGACAAAGTCATGGAACAATTAAAATTAGTAGACCAAGTTGCATATGTTAGATTTGCTTCTGTTTACAAAGAGTTTAGAGATTTAGAAAGTTTTCTATCAGCAATTAAAGAACTAAAAAAAAATTGATTAATACGTCCCATTAATGGGAGGAGAGAATTAAAAGTGGCTGAGCAAGTTTATAAATTAACAAAAGAAGGTTATGAGAAGTTAAAAAGGGAAAGAGAAGAATTAAAGAAAAAGTTGATGGGTGAAATTGCGGAAAGGATAAAGGAAGCAAGAGAGTTAGGAGATCTTTCTGAAAATAGCGAATATGAAGAAGCAAAAAACGAACAAGGAATGATAGATTCTAGAATAAAAGAAATTGATTATATATTGGATAATGCAGAAGTTATAGAAGATGATGGGAATCACGATAATACTACAGTAAGTCTGGGGAAAAAAGTAAAAATAAAAGATTATAGATTAAATAGAGAACAAGAGTTTATGTTGGTAACTCCGCAAGAGGCAAATGTAGAAGAAAAAAAGATTAGTATAGATTCTCCTATAGGCAAAGCACTTTTGGGAAGAAGGATAGGTGAAGCTATTAATATAAAAACAGCAAGAGGAAGTACCAAAAAAATTGAAATTAAAGAAATCAGTTGAAGAAAAATAAAAAAATTTTCAAAGTAGGAGGAGCAGTATGGATCTACGAAATATTAGACTAAATCAAATTAAGCAAATGAAAGAAAAAGGATATGAAGCTTATAAGTATAAATTCCAAAAAGATTATTCTTCCCAAAAAATTAAAGAAATTTATGACAATAAAGTAGAAGCGGGGCAGCAACTACCAGAAGAAGTATTTAATTTTGCGGGAAGAATAATGAATGTACGGAAACATGGAAAATCCACTTTTATAGATTTAAAAGACGATTTTGGGCGAATACAAGCTTACGTTAGATTAGATCAGGTCGGGCAAGAAAGTTATGAATTTTTTAAAGAATATGTGGATTTAGGAGATTGGCTTGGAGTAAAAGCCTATCCCTTTAAAACTAGAACAGGTGAATTAACGCTCTTAGTTTTAGACTTAGAGCTCCTTTCAAAGGCGGTTAGACCCCTTCCAGAAAAATGGCATGGTTTAAAAGATAAGGAAGTTAGATACAGGCAAAGGTATGTAGACATGATTGCCAATGACAACGTTATTAATACCTTAAGAACACGTTTTTTAATAATCAAATATATAAGAGATTATTTAAACAGCAAAGGTTTCTTGGAAGTTGAGACACCCGTACTTCAAAACGTCATGGGGGGTGCTAATGCAAGACCCTTTATTACCCATTTGAATGTTTATGACATTGACATGTATTTAAGAATAGCTACAGAGCTTCATTTAAAAAGATTAGTTGTTGGTGGAATGGAAAAGGTATATGAAATAGGAAAAATATTTAGAAATGAAGGGGTTTCTAACAAACACAACCCTGAATTTACAAGCATAGAATTATACCAAGCATTTGCTGATTACAACGATATGATGGAATTGACAGAAAATCTTTTATACGAAATAACAAAAAAAGTCCACGGTAAGGCACAAGTTGTATATCAAGGTGAAGAGATTGATTTTACGCCTCCCTTTAAAAGAATAAAAATGAGAGAATTTATACAAGAAAACTTAGGAATCGATATTGTTGAAGCATCAGATGAAGATTTGAAACAATTTCTAAAAGAGAGAAATGAAGAAGTTGAAATAGAAGATAGATACCATTATTTGGATAAAATATGGGATTTGGTTGAAGATAAAATTGTTCAACCTACTTTTGTAATCGATTATCCTATTGAGTTATCTCCGCTTGCTAAAAGAAAGAAAAGCGATCCCAGATTGACAGAAAGGTTTGAGCTAATTGTAAAAGGAAGCGAGTTAGCTAATGCATTTTCTGAATTAAACGATCCCCAAGATCAATTTGAAAGATTTAAAAAACAGATGGAATTAAAGGAATTAGGTGATGAAGAAGCTCAGATGATGGATCTTGATTTCATAAGATCCTTAGAATATGGACTTCCGCCAACTGGTGGCTTAGGAATAGGAATCGACAGAGTATGTATGATTTTAACTAATACACAAACTATTAGAGATATTATCCCCTTTCCAATAGTAAAGCCGATATCTTTTGAAGATGAAGAAGCTATGTTAAAAGAAGAAGATGAAGAGTAAAAGAGGTAAAATATGTTTATCAAAGCT of the Petrotoga sp. 9PW.55.5.1 genome contains:
- the nrdR gene encoding transcriptional regulator NrdR encodes the protein MKCPYCGYEETKVLDSRPVGNNTSIRRRRECLKCQGRFTTYERYEQNNIRIIKKDGRRELYDRKKILNGVMKACEKRPVTNEQIEEIIDNIEEKIRKSGKSEIASSEIGDKVMEQLKLVDQVAYVRFASVYKEFRDLESFLSAIKELKKN
- the lysS gene encoding lysine--tRNA ligase codes for the protein MDLRNIRLNQIKQMKEKGYEAYKYKFQKDYSSQKIKEIYDNKVEAGQQLPEEVFNFAGRIMNVRKHGKSTFIDLKDDFGRIQAYVRLDQVGQESYEFFKEYVDLGDWLGVKAYPFKTRTGELTLLVLDLELLSKAVRPLPEKWHGLKDKEVRYRQRYVDMIANDNVINTLRTRFLIIKYIRDYLNSKGFLEVETPVLQNVMGGANARPFITHLNVYDIDMYLRIATELHLKRLVVGGMEKVYEIGKIFRNEGVSNKHNPEFTSIELYQAFADYNDMMELTENLLYEITKKVHGKAQVVYQGEEIDFTPPFKRIKMREFIQENLGIDIVEASDEDLKQFLKERNEEVEIEDRYHYLDKIWDLVEDKIVQPTFVIDYPIELSPLAKRKKSDPRLTERFELIVKGSELANAFSELNDPQDQFERFKKQMELKELGDEEAQMMDLDFIRSLEYGLPPTGGLGIGIDRVCMILTNTQTIRDIIPFPIVKPISFEDEEAMLKEEDEE
- the greA gene encoding transcription elongation factor GreA → MAEQVYKLTKEGYEKLKREREELKKKLMGEIAERIKEARELGDLSENSEYEEAKNEQGMIDSRIKEIDYILDNAEVIEDDGNHDNTTVSLGKKVKIKDYRLNREQEFMLVTPQEANVEEKKISIDSPIGKALLGRRIGEAINIKTARGSTKKIEIKEIS